The Antennarius striatus isolate MH-2024 chromosome 11, ASM4005453v1, whole genome shotgun sequence genome window below encodes:
- the srd5a2b gene encoding 3-oxo-5-alpha-steroid 4-dehydrogenase 2b isoform X2, translating to MQCYRDLVNYLSSGMILAGLWHLYYHKKVQRAYGRYLGFSPQIRTVPARLGWFLLELPSLLIPLLLMLTSHKPSTMGKHLLLGTFCIHYFQRTFVYSLLTRGKPSPVVVMASGTVFCSVNGFLQGHYLLHCAKFDDAWSADYRCLLLFCVGMAINIHSDYILRNLRKKGEIVYRIPTGGFFEYVSGANFLGEIVEWFGYAIATWSYPGIAFAVYSLCFIGPRAFYHHRFYREKFKDYPNLRKALFPFIC from the exons ATGCAGTGTTACAGGGATTTGGTCAACTACCTCAGCAGTGGGATGATCCTGGCTGGACTGTGGCATTTGTACTATCACAAAAAGGTCCAGAGGGCCTACGGGCGCTATTTGGGATTTTCTCCTCAGATACGGACAGTTCCAGCCAGACTAGGCTGGTTCCTCCTGGAATTGCCATCTCTGCTGATCCCTCTACTTTTAATGCTCACCTCACACAAACCATCCACAATGGGGAAGCACCTGCTGCTGGGAACATTTTGCATACACTACTTTCAAAG GACATTTGTCTATAGTCTGCTGACCAGAGGAAAGCCCTCCCCAGTGGTTGTTATGGCTTCAGGGACTGTCTTCTGTTCTGTGAATGGTTTCCTGCAGGGACACTACCTTTTGCACTGTGCCAAGTTTGATGATGCATGGTCAGCTGACTATCGAT GTTTACTCCTGTTTTGTGTTGGAATGGCCATCAATATACACAGCGACTATATTCTACGTAACTTGAGGAAGAAAGGGGAAATTGTTTACAGGATTCCTACAG GAGGATTCTTTGAATATGTGTCTGGCGCCAACTTCTTAGGAGAGATAGTTGAGTGGTTTGGTTACGCCATTGCTACCTGGTCCTACCCAGGGATCGCGTTCGCAGTGTATAGCCTGTGTTTCATCGGACCCAGAGCCTTTTATCATCACAG GTTTTACAGAGAGAAATTCAAAGACTATCCCAACTTACGAAAGGCTCTGTTTCCATTCATCTGCTGA
- the srd5a2b gene encoding 3-oxo-5-alpha-steroid 4-dehydrogenase 2b isoform X1 has protein sequence MQCYRDLVNYLSSGMILAGLWHLYYHKKVQRAYGRYLGFSPQIRTVPARLGWFLLELPSLLIPLLLMLTSHKPSTMGKHLLLGTFCIHYFQRTFVYSLLTRGKPSPVVVMASGTVFCSVNGFLQGHYLLHCAKFDDAWSADYRCKTGLLLFCVGMAINIHSDYILRNLRKKGEIVYRIPTGGFFEYVSGANFLGEIVEWFGYAIATWSYPGIAFAVYSLCFIGPRAFYHHRFYREKFKDYPNLRKALFPFIC, from the exons ATGCAGTGTTACAGGGATTTGGTCAACTACCTCAGCAGTGGGATGATCCTGGCTGGACTGTGGCATTTGTACTATCACAAAAAGGTCCAGAGGGCCTACGGGCGCTATTTGGGATTTTCTCCTCAGATACGGACAGTTCCAGCCAGACTAGGCTGGTTCCTCCTGGAATTGCCATCTCTGCTGATCCCTCTACTTTTAATGCTCACCTCACACAAACCATCCACAATGGGGAAGCACCTGCTGCTGGGAACATTTTGCATACACTACTTTCAAAG GACATTTGTCTATAGTCTGCTGACCAGAGGAAAGCCCTCCCCAGTGGTTGTTATGGCTTCAGGGACTGTCTTCTGTTCTGTGAATGGTTTCCTGCAGGGACACTACCTTTTGCACTGTGCCAAGTTTGATGATGCATGGTCAGCTGACTATCGATGTAAAACTG GTTTACTCCTGTTTTGTGTTGGAATGGCCATCAATATACACAGCGACTATATTCTACGTAACTTGAGGAAGAAAGGGGAAATTGTTTACAGGATTCCTACAG GAGGATTCTTTGAATATGTGTCTGGCGCCAACTTCTTAGGAGAGATAGTTGAGTGGTTTGGTTACGCCATTGCTACCTGGTCCTACCCAGGGATCGCGTTCGCAGTGTATAGCCTGTGTTTCATCGGACCCAGAGCCTTTTATCATCACAG GTTTTACAGAGAGAAATTCAAAGACTATCCCAACTTACGAAAGGCTCTGTTTCCATTCATCTGCTGA
- the memo1 gene encoding protein MEMO1: MSNRVVCREASHAGSWYSASGSQLNAQLDDWLSKAQSTIRPARAIIAPHAGYTYCGACAAHAYKQVDPSVTRRVFILGPSHHVPLSRCALSPAEIYKTPLYDLRVDQKVYADLWKTGLFERMSIQTDEDEHSIEMHLPYTAKAMESRKDEFSIVPVLVGALSESKEQEYGRVLSKYLADPSNLFIISSDFCHWGQRFRYTYYDESKGEIFRSIEHLDKMGMHIIEQLDPMSFTNYLKKYRNTICGRHPIGVLLNAVAELRKSGLEMNFSFLDYAQSSECRKRDDSSVSYAAGALIVH, encoded by the exons ATGTCCAACCGAGTGGTGTGCAGAGAAGCAAGTCACGCCGGGAGCTGGTACTCTGCCTCGG GATCCCAGCTGAATGCACAGCTAGATGACTGGCTGTCCAAAGCACAGTCCACGATCAGACCTGCTAGAGCCATCATTGCACC GCATGCTGGCTATACCTACTGTGGTGCTTGTGCAGCACATGCCTATAAGCAGGTCGATCCCTCTGTTAC TCGTAGGGTGTTCATCCTAGGACCTTCACATCATGTGCCCCTCTCCCGCTGTGCCCTGTCGCCTGCAGAAATCTATAAAACACCTCTCTATGACCTGAGAGTGGACCAGAAGG TTTATGCCGACCTCTGGAAAACTGGACTGTTTGAGCGCATGAGTATACAGACAGATGAAGATGAGCACAGTATTGAAATGCATTTGCCTTACACTGCTAAAGCCATGGAAAG CCGCAAAGACGAGTTTAGCATCGTCCCTGTGCTTGTGGGAGCCCTGAGTGAGTCTAAGGAACAAGAATATGGGAGGGTGCTCAGCAAGTACCTGGCAGACCCTTCCAACCTTTTCATTATCTCTTCTGACTTCTGCCACTGGG GGCAGCGGTTCCGCTACACATACTATGATGAATCCAAAGGAGAGATCTTCAGATCTATTGAGCATCTTGATAAAATG GGGATGCACATTATAGAACAATTGGATCCCATGTCCTTTACCAACTACTTGAAGAAGTACCGCAACACCATCTGTGGGCGTCACCCGATTGGAGTGCTGTTAAAT GCTGTGGCAGAGCTGAGGAAGTCGGGTTTAGAAATGAACTTCTCTTTCCTGGACTATGCCCAGTCAAGTGAGTGCAGGAAACGGGACGACAGCTCCGTGAGTTACGCTGCCGGCGCGCTCATTGTTCATTGA
- the mkks gene encoding molecular chaperone MKKS yields the protein MSRLAKKSPALCSDKPLEQSAVRDKLHLLRQLLRSCFGRTGRLKHVHNNIGGHVVTTSTSSVLLSAISSSEPLINLIKTSILNHVSRFGDCGLFSGVLCLSLIEQAQLSGLRGHVVVGVNRHLLGLCTTYLQRDDCGCKVKLDFCSSHSSIRLALGVISSKPACVLTEPEALHVSRLAVEAFLLTIPSNPTGVVTLGRVVTVSVEGHSVLNSAVFPGLLVDVPDGLDQSKLENLNSNPLRVILYSASLAGDLSELGDGVIEVHQGVDTDLQILDQLLELGKQAIKDGVKLFACQKVIHPVLQQYLRGHGIIVIERLGVTLMEPLTQVTGTQPVATLHVTVAASAYGKLKDLSIHQFGSKKMLHLQPLGNSAICTLVLCHRNETMLSELKVVCEKAEHVLRLSLREPSALYGGGCTESHLAAYIRHQSMKDVTETVSFLRCSQTEYFIAVEGFCCSLDSVAAALEHDGGTSLIDLTHAHHWAFTADVMKEHMGDSLSLCGCGLVKSCPNKKWTYLNTKYPPFCPAPLSRDASLQPWVLDSFTAKVNAMEVAVETANLALDVQYIIRDVN from the exons ATGTCTCGACTCGCCAAGAAGTCTCCTGCCCTTTGTTCGGATAAACCGCTGGAGCAAAGCGCTGTACGTGACAAGCTCCATTTGCTCCGGCAGCTCCTGAGGTCGTGCTTCGGTCGGACGGGGAGACTTAAACACGTCCATAACAACATCGGGGGTCACGTCGTCACCACCTCCACATCCTCCGTCCTCCTCTCAGCTATCTCCTCCTCAGAGCCGCTGATCAATCTGATCAAAACATCCATACTCAATCACGTTTCTCGTTTCGGGGACTGTGGTCTATTTTCTGGAGTTCTTTGTTTGTCCCTCATCGAGCAGGCGCAGCTGTCTGGTCTCCGGGGACACGTGGTTGTCGGGGTGAACAGACACCTGCTGGGTCTGTGCACCACGTACCTCCAGCGGGATGACTGCGGTTGTAAAGTGAAGCTGGACTTCTGCAGCAGCCACAGCTCCATCCGATTGGCTCTCGGGGTGATCTCCAGTAAACCAGCGTGTGTGCTGACGGAGCCAGAGGCGCTTCACGTCAGCAGGTTGGCTGTGGAAGCCTTTTTGTTGACCATTCCCAGTAACCCCACTGGTGTAGTCACACTGGGCCGTGTGGTGACCGTCTCTGTTGAAGGCCACTCAGTGCTCAACTCTGCAGTGTTTCCAGGTTTACTGGTGGATGTTCCCGATGGGCTTGACCAAAGTAAACTTGAGAACTTAAATTCAAATCCTCTGCGTGTGATACTGTACAGTGCATCTCTTGCTGGAGATCTCTCTGAACTAGGAGATGGGGTGATTGAGGTACATCAAGGTGTGGACACAGATTTGCAGATCCTGGATCAGCTCCTTGAGCTTGGAAAACAGGCGATTAAAGATGGGGTGAAGCTCTTTGCGTGCCAGAAGGTCATACACCCTGTCCTACAGCAGTACCTGAGAGGTCACGGTATAATAGTGATAGAGAGACTGGGGGTCACTCTCATGGAGCCACTTACACAGGTGACAG GTACACAACCCGTGGCCACTTTGCACGTGACAGTCGCCGCCAGTGCCTATGGGAAGTTGAAGGATCTCAGTATTCATCAGTTTGGATCCAAGAAAATGCTGCATTTGCAGCCTCTTGGGAATTCTGCCATCTGTACGCTGGTCCTCTGCCACAGGAACGAGACAATGTTAAGTGAGCTGAAG GTGGTGTGCGAGAAGGCTGAACATGTGTTGAGGCTCTCCCTGAGGGAGCCCTCTGCCTTATACGGAGGAGGATGTACTGAGTCCCACCTAGCTGCTTATATCAGACACCAG AGCATGAAAGACGTCACAGAGACGGTATCGTTTCTGCGGTGCTCACAGACAGAGTACTTCATTGCTGTGGAGGGATTCTGCTGCTCGTTGGACTCTGTTGCCGCCGCACTGGAGCACGATGGTGGTACTTCCTTAATCGACCTGACTCACGCCCACCACTGGGCTTTCACTGCAGATGTTATGAAAGAACACATGGGGGACAGCTTGAGCCTCTGTGGCTGTGGACTGGTGAAAAGTTGCCCGAATAAGAAGTGGACATATTTAAACACTAAATACCCACCTTTCTGCCCTGCACCACTGTCCAGAGACGCTTCTCTGCAGCCATGGGTGCTTGACTCCTTCACAGCTAAAGTCAATGCAATGGAAGTTGCTGTAGAAACTGCTAATCTTGCACTGGATGTGCAGTATATAATACGAGATGTGAACTAA